A genomic window from Nodosilinea sp. FACHB-141 includes:
- a CDS encoding FkbM family methyltransferase translates to MGYPPDLEQQIKRINTFEEKYPAPDAHQCYGLGKWLKRHLALREGIPLHIHMDHGVRISEAMTNCDLFATQPIFFTSAAQRNEYVKQTGKQAYVSGSPFVACRILNQIKSDPNARGTVAFPVHSTHLIDVVIDWEKYADDLLNLPAEYQPVTVCLYWKDLLAGRHTPFIKRSMTVVTTGHMADPDFATTFYAILRQHRYCTSNMVGSYTFYAVEMGIPFFIHGMPPVFNNHGHDHNRPTGTYTVDNLADDREKRDFLEFQNLFELDMNAEVTISERTRALCLSKLGLGQADSKATLRRVIYQAWANHVARWPINKAHGAVKKLRRLAQPTKSRLNQALTGNIRQLEGVDIPASKMISPIIRQTINSGVYEFGEISLLKKYLDKQDTVMEIGGGIGFLSGYCAKKVGSERVFTYEANPVLKEAIQTLHAKNGVSPTVAIAMVANTNDTSKTEKFYVTPDFWSSSPIQPTTEIVDRVIEVPVKSFEQELEKNQPTLLVVDIEGGEYDLFAQATLNTVRKLIVEVHYAVLGPEKVAALKTTFSSLGFELVEAIANCDDQIWYLQRSPL, encoded by the coding sequence ATGGGCTACCCCCCTGACCTAGAGCAGCAGATCAAACGCATCAACACTTTTGAGGAAAAATACCCTGCCCCAGATGCGCACCAGTGCTACGGCTTGGGTAAATGGCTCAAGCGTCATCTAGCCTTGCGCGAGGGTATTCCTCTGCACATTCACATGGATCATGGGGTTCGCATCAGCGAGGCCATGACTAATTGCGATCTGTTTGCTACTCAGCCCATCTTTTTCACCAGTGCTGCCCAGCGGAATGAGTACGTCAAGCAAACTGGCAAGCAGGCCTACGTTAGCGGTTCGCCCTTTGTCGCCTGCCGCATCCTTAACCAAATTAAATCAGACCCAAATGCTAGAGGCACCGTCGCTTTTCCCGTCCATTCCACTCACCTAATTGACGTGGTAATCGACTGGGAAAAGTATGCCGACGATTTGCTCAACCTGCCCGCCGAGTATCAACCCGTCACAGTGTGCCTGTATTGGAAAGATCTGCTGGCTGGGCGGCATACCCCGTTCATCAAGCGGAGCATGACGGTGGTGACCACTGGGCATATGGCTGACCCTGACTTCGCCACCACTTTTTATGCCATCCTGCGGCAGCACCGCTACTGTACTAGCAATATGGTGGGGTCTTACACCTTTTACGCCGTCGAGATGGGGATTCCATTCTTTATTCACGGCATGCCGCCAGTTTTCAACAACCACGGCCACGACCACAACCGCCCAACCGGTACCTACACCGTTGACAATCTGGCAGACGATCGCGAGAAGCGCGACTTTTTAGAGTTTCAAAATCTATTTGAGCTGGATATGAATGCGGAGGTGACAATCAGCGAGCGCACTCGTGCCCTCTGCCTGAGCAAATTAGGCCTCGGCCAAGCCGATAGCAAAGCCACTCTGCGCCGGGTTATCTACCAGGCCTGGGCCAACCATGTGGCCCGGTGGCCCATCAATAAAGCCCATGGCGCTGTGAAAAAGCTGCGGCGGTTAGCCCAACCGACAAAATCGCGGCTGAACCAAGCACTCACCGGCAATATTCGTCAGCTCGAAGGAGTCGATATTCCTGCTAGCAAGATGATTTCGCCGATTATTCGGCAGACCATTAATTCAGGTGTCTACGAGTTTGGCGAGATCAGCCTGCTGAAAAAGTATTTAGACAAGCAAGATACAGTGATGGAAATTGGCGGTGGCATTGGCTTCTTGTCGGGCTATTGCGCCAAAAAAGTTGGTTCTGAGCGGGTGTTTACCTACGAGGCCAACCCGGTGCTGAAAGAGGCTATTCAAACCTTGCATGCTAAAAATGGGGTTAGCCCAACGGTGGCGATCGCGATGGTAGCCAACACCAACGACACCAGCAAAACCGAAAAGTTCTACGTCACCCCAGACTTTTGGAGTTCGTCACCAATACAACCCACTACTGAAATTGTGGATCGGGTGATCGAAGTGCCAGTCAAATCTTTTGAGCAAGAGTTGGAAAAAAATCAACCCACTCTGCTGGTGGTCGATATTGAGGGTGGGGAGTATGACCTGTTTGCCCAGGCCACCCTAAATACCGTACGCAAGCTCATTGTTGAGGTGCACTATGCGGTGCTGGGGCCAGAAAAAGTAGCGGCCCTTAAAACAACCTTTAGCAGTCTAGGCTTTGAGCTGGTTGAGGCGATCGCTAACTGTGATGACCAGATCTGGTATTTGCAGCGATCGCCCCTCTAA
- a CDS encoding class I SAM-dependent methyltransferase, protein MSVFNAYAQYYDLLYQDKDYAQEADFIHQLLKTHAPAAQHLLELGSGTGRHAECLAERGYQVTGVERSEEMLARCGERQAEQASKIAQQLKFLQGDLRKVRLEQTFDCVLSLFHVISYQTSNADLAAAFATVTQHLKPGGVFVFDVWYGPAVLHDQPQVRVKRLQNENLAITRIAEPVLHPNDNVVDVNYHVLLQQLGTDTWKELRELHRMRYLFKPELELLLHQAGMDLVTCGEWMSDRPASLDTWGVYFVAVKL, encoded by the coding sequence GTGAGTGTATTTAATGCCTATGCTCAGTACTACGACCTGCTGTACCAGGACAAAGACTACGCCCAAGAGGCCGACTTTATTCATCAACTGCTCAAAACCCACGCCCCTGCGGCTCAGCATTTGCTAGAGCTGGGCAGCGGCACCGGTCGCCATGCCGAATGTCTAGCGGAACGGGGCTATCAGGTCACCGGGGTCGAGCGCAGTGAAGAGATGCTGGCTCGCTGTGGTGAACGGCAGGCCGAGCAGGCTAGCAAGATCGCCCAGCAGCTCAAATTCCTTCAGGGCGATCTGCGGAAGGTGAGGCTAGAGCAAACCTTTGACTGCGTGCTGTCGTTGTTTCACGTAATTAGCTACCAGACCAGCAACGCCGATTTGGCGGCGGCCTTTGCCACCGTAACCCAGCACCTTAAGCCGGGGGGCGTGTTTGTTTTTGACGTATGGTACGGGCCTGCGGTGCTGCACGACCAGCCCCAAGTGCGGGTCAAGCGCCTGCAAAATGAGAACCTGGCCATTACCCGCATAGCCGAGCCGGTGCTACACCCCAATGACAACGTGGTGGATGTGAACTATCACGTTCTGCTACAGCAGTTGGGCACCGACACCTGGAAAGAGCTGCGCGAGCTGCACCGCATGCGCTATCTGTTTAAGCCCGAGCTGGAGCTACTGCTTCACCAAGCGGGGATGGATCTGGTAACCTGTGGCGAATGGATGAGCGATCGCCCCGCCAGTCTAGACACCTGGGGCGTCTACTTTGTCGCTGTGAAGTTATGA
- the pseI gene encoding pseudaminic acid synthase: MKTINICNYKLGNTAQPFVIAEMSGNHNQSLARALELVDAAAKAGAHGLKIQTYTADTMTLDIKEGEFFIKDPNSLWQGNSLYSLYQQAHTPWEWHQPIFDRCKELGLVGFSSPFDATAVDFLETLDVPCYKIASFENTDLPLIRKVASTGKPMIISTGMATIAELDEAVCTARAAGCPDLILLKCTSTYPASPANANIMTIPHLRQLFDVQVGLSDHTMGIGVAVASVALGATLIEKHFTLSRADGGVDSAFSMEPDELHQLVIETERAWQSLGQVSYGATKDEEKSVRFRRSLYVGQPMEAGEVFTANNLRIIRPGFGLAPKYFDDLIGKPVKKATPAGTPVTWDLIL, encoded by the coding sequence ATGAAGACGATAAATATTTGCAATTATAAATTGGGTAACACTGCTCAGCCATTTGTAATTGCTGAAATGTCCGGCAACCATAATCAGTCTCTGGCTCGGGCGCTAGAACTTGTGGATGCGGCAGCTAAGGCAGGGGCACATGGTTTGAAGATCCAAACCTACACTGCTGATACTATGACTCTCGATATCAAAGAGGGTGAGTTCTTTATTAAAGACCCTAATAGTCTTTGGCAAGGGAATTCACTTTACAGTTTATATCAACAGGCTCATACCCCTTGGGAATGGCACCAGCCCATCTTCGATCGCTGCAAAGAGCTTGGCCTAGTCGGCTTTAGCAGCCCTTTCGATGCCACCGCCGTCGATTTTCTTGAGACTCTCGATGTCCCCTGCTACAAAATAGCCTCGTTTGAAAATACCGACCTGCCGCTGATTCGCAAAGTGGCCAGCACCGGCAAGCCTATGATTATCTCCACTGGGATGGCAACCATCGCCGAACTAGACGAAGCAGTGTGCACTGCTCGTGCTGCCGGATGCCCAGACTTGATCTTGCTCAAATGCACTAGCACCTACCCGGCCAGTCCTGCTAACGCCAACATTATGACTATTCCCCACCTGCGCCAGCTGTTTGATGTACAGGTAGGTCTGTCAGATCACACCATGGGCATTGGCGTTGCTGTTGCCAGTGTTGCCTTGGGGGCCACCCTGATCGAAAAGCACTTCACCCTCAGCCGAGCCGATGGTGGGGTAGACTCAGCCTTTTCTATGGAGCCGGACGAACTGCACCAGCTAGTCATCGAGACTGAGCGGGCCTGGCAGTCGTTGGGCCAGGTCAGCTATGGGGCCACGAAAGATGAAGAAAAATCGGTAAGATTTAGGCGCAGTCTGTATGTGGGGCAACCTATGGAGGCAGGTGAGGTATTCACCGCCAATAACCTGCGCATCATTCGGCCCGGATTTGGTTTGGCACCCAAATATTTTGATGATTTGATTGGCAAACCCGTCAAAAAAGCCACTCCAGCAGGCACCCCCGTCACTTGGGATTTGATTTTATAA
- a CDS encoding DegT/DnrJ/EryC1/StrS aminotransferase family protein, which translates to MAFIPVNEPALNGNEKKYLLECLETGWISSEGPFVDRFEAEFAQRVGRQHGVAVANGSAALDVAVAALGLGPGDEVILPTFTIISCAAAIVRAGAKPVVVDVDPITWNMDVGQLEACITPRTRAIMVVHIYGLPVDMEPLLAIAQRHHLAIIEDAAEMHGQTYRGQPCGSFGDISTFSFYANKHITTGEGGMVLTDDAELAERCRSLRNLCFQPQQRFVHEELGWNFRLGNLQAALGVAQLEQLDGFIARKRAIGQRYTEGLVGVQGLQLPLAATDYAENVYWVYGLVLDDGVPFDAIEAMQRLKAKGVGTRPFFWPMHEQPVFRKMGLFEGEKHPVAERIARRGFYLPSGLALTDGQIDQVITTVREVMA; encoded by the coding sequence ATGGCGTTTATTCCTGTCAACGAGCCCGCCCTCAACGGCAACGAAAAAAAGTATCTGCTGGAATGCCTAGAGACGGGCTGGATTTCGTCGGAAGGCCCCTTTGTCGATCGCTTTGAGGCAGAGTTTGCCCAGCGGGTAGGTCGCCAGCACGGCGTCGCGGTGGCCAACGGCTCTGCCGCCCTCGACGTGGCGGTAGCTGCCCTAGGACTAGGGCCCGGGGATGAGGTGATTTTGCCTACGTTTACGATTATTTCCTGCGCGGCGGCGATCGTCCGTGCCGGAGCCAAGCCAGTCGTTGTCGATGTCGACCCCATTACCTGGAATATGGATGTGGGTCAGCTCGAGGCCTGCATTACTCCCCGAACCCGAGCGATTATGGTGGTGCACATCTACGGGCTGCCCGTGGATATGGAGCCGCTGCTGGCGATCGCCCAGCGCCACCACCTAGCCATCATTGAAGACGCTGCCGAGATGCACGGTCAGACCTACCGGGGGCAGCCCTGTGGCAGCTTTGGCGACATCAGCACCTTTAGCTTTTACGCCAACAAGCACATCACCACGGGCGAAGGCGGCATGGTGCTCACCGACGATGCGGAGCTGGCGGAACGCTGCCGCTCCCTGCGCAACCTCTGTTTTCAGCCCCAGCAGCGCTTTGTCCACGAAGAGCTGGGCTGGAACTTTCGCCTAGGCAACCTGCAAGCGGCTCTGGGAGTGGCTCAATTAGAGCAGCTCGACGGCTTTATTGCCCGCAAACGCGCGATTGGGCAGCGCTACACCGAAGGATTAGTCGGTGTGCAGGGGCTGCAACTGCCGCTGGCCGCCACCGACTACGCCGAGAATGTTTACTGGGTCTACGGCCTGGTGCTCGACGACGGGGTGCCATTCGATGCGATCGAGGCCATGCAGCGCCTCAAGGCCAAGGGCGTTGGCACGCGGCCCTTTTTCTGGCCCATGCACGAGCAGCCCGTGTTCCGTAAAATGGGGCTGTTTGAGGGCGAAAAGCACCCCGTGGCTGAGCGCATCGCCCGGCGCGGCTTTTACCTGCCCAGCGGCCTAGCCCTCACTGACGGACAGATTGATCAAGTAATTACCACTGTGCGAGAGGTGATGGCGTGA
- a CDS encoding glycosyltransferase family 1 protein, whose translation MKVAIPVSAAFPSAGGGYTFESEIVAALIDLASEIHHQVTIFSGAKGDGQETPHPNLTILHPPSQLMAGAIPAVLRQGMSLAHASGSPKLANQADKVQAAFVRRFILQNRFDFAWVLAPAALIQCPRQIPYALTLWDLQHRLQPYFPEVSQGREWGKRERFYRANLPRATYVVTGTERGKAEIERFYQIAPERIQVIPFPTPRLGDAIANHASTKEEFLAQHRLPSQYFFYPAQFWPHKNHYNLLKAFKTLVSEHKDVALVLTGSDKGNASYVKQLIHDLDLVAKVHILGFVSKEELANLYKYALALVFPTHFGPDNLPPLEAFSLGCPVIASQVPGAAEQLGDAALLVDQRDAAQMAWAMKSVCGDEALRHNLIQKGLTRAKSWQPQDYARRLIALLDEFESIRYCWPNSTSHPSNT comes from the coding sequence ATGAAGGTCGCTATCCCAGTTTCTGCCGCATTTCCGTCAGCCGGCGGTGGTTACACCTTTGAGTCAGAAATTGTGGCAGCGCTGATCGACCTAGCCTCAGAAATACACCACCAGGTCACGATTTTTAGCGGGGCCAAAGGCGACGGGCAGGAGACACCACACCCCAATCTCACTATCCTTCACCCGCCCAGCCAGTTGATGGCGGGAGCTATTCCTGCTGTGCTACGGCAGGGGATGAGTCTGGCCCACGCTAGCGGCAGTCCCAAGCTGGCCAACCAAGCCGATAAAGTTCAGGCCGCCTTTGTGCGACGCTTTATTCTGCAAAACCGCTTTGACTTCGCCTGGGTACTGGCCCCCGCCGCGCTGATCCAGTGCCCTAGACAAATTCCCTATGCCCTAACTCTATGGGATTTACAGCACCGTCTTCAGCCCTACTTTCCCGAGGTGAGCCAGGGGCGCGAGTGGGGCAAGCGCGAGCGGTTCTACCGGGCGAACCTGCCTCGAGCAACCTATGTGGTCACCGGCACTGAGCGAGGCAAGGCTGAGATCGAGCGCTTTTACCAAATCGCACCGGAGCGAATTCAGGTGATTCCATTCCCGACGCCGAGGTTGGGGGATGCCATTGCTAATCACGCCTCCACAAAAGAAGAATTCCTAGCCCAGCACCGTCTACCCAGTCAATACTTCTTCTATCCGGCCCAGTTTTGGCCCCACAAAAATCACTACAATCTGCTCAAGGCATTCAAAACCTTAGTTAGCGAGCACAAAGATGTTGCCCTGGTGTTGACTGGCTCAGACAAGGGCAACGCGAGCTATGTCAAGCAGCTAATTCACGATTTAGATCTCGTTGCCAAGGTTCACATCCTAGGGTTTGTCTCAAAGGAAGAACTAGCTAATCTCTACAAGTACGCCCTGGCGCTGGTGTTTCCCACCCATTTTGGGCCAGATAATCTGCCACCGCTGGAGGCTTTTTCCCTAGGCTGTCCGGTGATTGCATCCCAGGTGCCAGGGGCGGCAGAACAGTTGGGTGATGCGGCCCTGCTGGTCGATCAGCGCGATGCGGCCCAGATGGCATGGGCGATGAAATCTGTTTGCGGAGACGAAGCCCTGCGCCACAACCTGATTCAAAAGGGCTTGACGAGGGCGAAAAGTTGGCAACCCCAAGACTATGCGAGGCGGCTAATCGCGCTTTTGGATGAGTTTGAGAGCATTCGCTACTGCTGGCCCAACAGCACTAGCCACCCTAGCAATACCTAG
- the pseG gene encoding UDP-2,4-diacetamido-2,4,6-trideoxy-beta-L-altropyranose hydrolase: MQVLFRADASTQIGTGHVMRCLALAQACLAEGGQAHFLMGCEGATLAQRLTGEGVAVSYGSVPWASEADAQNTIALAKDLQADWVIVDGYHFGAEYQKWLKDVGTKLLVLDDYGHATHYWADIVLNQNITAEEEIYANRESYTKLLLGTRYALLREEFWPWRSWKRQITPIASKVLVTLGGSDPSNITLAVIQALQKAEIAELEAVVVAGASNPHCSELAQAVKGWEKSITLKQNVTNMPELMAWADLAITAGGSTCWETAFMGLPSMAIPLVENQTAIVKTLSSLDAVVSISSHEAFEINSFAHCLEKYLKQQELRSSLSKKFSNLVDGYGSERLAMVLQESLIRLRPVNEEDCSLLWHWANDPVTRASSFSSELISWHEHIQWFNAKIKSESCTMYIALNNRDQPVGLIRCEVDAKNEAVVSINIASQYRGMGYASSIIEKSSSKMLRNSKLHQLNAYVKQDNLASIKAFLKAGFKQTDKPSSETSNSKPSAIHLIKQNHYF; encoded by the coding sequence ATGCAGGTTTTGTTTCGAGCTGATGCATCTACACAAATAGGAACAGGTCACGTAATGCGATGCCTAGCCTTGGCTCAAGCCTGCCTTGCTGAAGGGGGGCAAGCTCATTTTTTGATGGGGTGTGAAGGGGCTACCCTAGCGCAGCGGCTAACTGGTGAAGGAGTTGCAGTGAGCTATGGGTCTGTGCCATGGGCCAGCGAGGCCGATGCCCAAAACACCATTGCTCTAGCAAAAGATTTGCAGGCTGATTGGGTTATCGTTGATGGCTACCACTTTGGTGCAGAGTACCAAAAATGGCTTAAGGATGTAGGGACAAAACTTTTAGTGCTGGATGATTATGGCCACGCAACGCACTATTGGGCTGACATAGTCCTCAATCAAAATATTACTGCTGAGGAAGAAATTTACGCTAACCGGGAATCTTATACTAAGTTGTTGCTGGGCACTCGCTATGCATTGCTAAGAGAGGAGTTTTGGCCCTGGCGCAGTTGGAAACGGCAGATTACTCCTATAGCATCAAAGGTGCTGGTTACTTTGGGTGGATCTGACCCCAGCAACATTACTTTGGCCGTAATTCAGGCGTTGCAAAAGGCTGAGATTGCGGAGCTAGAGGCAGTTGTAGTAGCCGGAGCTAGCAACCCCCATTGTAGTGAGTTAGCCCAAGCAGTAAAAGGTTGGGAGAAAAGCATTACCTTGAAGCAAAACGTGACCAACATGCCTGAACTTATGGCTTGGGCTGATTTGGCAATTACAGCGGGCGGAAGCACCTGCTGGGAAACTGCTTTTATGGGATTGCCAAGCATGGCGATCCCATTGGTCGAGAACCAGACTGCAATCGTGAAAACTCTCTCTAGCTTAGATGCCGTTGTTAGCATTAGCTCTCATGAAGCTTTTGAGATAAATTCTTTCGCTCATTGCTTAGAGAAATACCTTAAGCAGCAGGAGTTACGTTCGAGCCTATCGAAAAAATTCAGCAATTTAGTAGATGGATATGGCTCTGAGCGATTAGCGATGGTTCTACAGGAGAGTCTTATCAGGCTCAGACCTGTAAATGAAGAGGATTGCTCACTGCTCTGGCATTGGGCTAATGATCCAGTAACTAGAGCTTCTTCATTCTCGTCAGAATTGATTTCTTGGCACGAGCATATCCAATGGTTTAATGCCAAGATTAAATCTGAGAGTTGTACAATGTATATCGCTCTAAACAATAGAGATCAACCTGTTGGTTTAATTCGGTGTGAAGTTGATGCCAAAAATGAAGCCGTGGTCTCAATTAATATCGCTAGTCAATATAGAGGGATGGGTTACGCCAGTTCAATCATTGAAAAATCTTCCTCAAAGATGCTGAGAAACTCAAAACTGCATCAGTTGAATGCATATGTTAAGCAAGATAACTTGGCATCTATTAAAGCCTTCCTAAAGGCAGGATTTAAGCAAACTGACAAGCCGTCTTCAGAGACTAGCAATAGCAAGCCAAGTGCAATTCATTTAATAAAACAAAATCACTATTTTTAG
- a CDS encoding glycosyltransferase family 2 protein, whose protein sequence is MISVIIPTLNRADSLALALESMTRQQAPGNDFEVLVVDNGSTDHTKAVVQAFADELAWAHLRYIFEPEPGLLSGRHRGAQEAQGDILSFLDDDVELDPGWLAAIQNAFTDATVHLVGGRNLPHYESEPPPWLQYFWQKCPGGQLCTELSILDLGNQSHLIDANYVWGLNFSIRKGTLFELGGFHPDCIPKRLQHLQGDGETGLTRQANQQGYKAIYEPLALLHHVVPAARLTPEYFESRYFYQGVCDSYTAIRDRYRSQDAGADAIGKAQRLNYYVGKIKGRLASLAKGSAEYRAIRRRCKVAYTAGFAFHQQQVAQHPALLEWVIKEDYWDYQLPNIVVASLS, encoded by the coding sequence ATGATTTCGGTCATCATTCCCACCCTTAACCGTGCAGACAGCCTAGCTCTGGCGCTTGAGTCAATGACTCGGCAGCAAGCTCCAGGTAATGACTTTGAGGTTTTGGTGGTGGACAATGGCTCTACCGACCACACCAAGGCAGTTGTCCAAGCCTTTGCGGATGAGCTGGCCTGGGCGCATCTGCGCTACATTTTTGAGCCTGAGCCGGGGCTGCTGTCGGGGCGACACCGGGGTGCCCAGGAGGCCCAGGGCGACATCCTCTCGTTTTTAGATGATGATGTAGAGCTTGACCCAGGCTGGCTAGCGGCTATCCAAAATGCCTTCACCGATGCGACTGTGCATCTAGTAGGCGGGCGCAACCTACCGCACTATGAGAGCGAACCGCCCCCCTGGCTCCAGTATTTTTGGCAAAAATGTCCTGGTGGGCAGCTCTGCACCGAGCTAAGCATACTTGACCTGGGCAACCAAAGCCACCTGATCGACGCCAACTATGTCTGGGGGTTGAACTTCTCAATCCGCAAGGGCACGTTGTTCGAGCTAGGCGGCTTCCATCCCGACTGCATTCCCAAACGGTTGCAGCACCTCCAGGGCGATGGCGAAACGGGGCTAACCCGTCAGGCCAACCAACAGGGCTACAAAGCTATTTACGAACCGTTGGCCCTGCTGCACCACGTGGTGCCCGCCGCCCGCCTGACGCCTGAGTACTTTGAGTCGCGCTACTTTTATCAAGGGGTGTGCGATTCGTACACGGCTATTCGCGATCGCTATCGCAGCCAAGATGCCGGAGCAGACGCCATTGGCAAAGCCCAACGGTTAAATTACTACGTTGGCAAGATCAAAGGAAGATTGGCCAGTTTGGCTAAGGGCAGCGCCGAGTACAGAGCCATTCGGCGGCGCTGCAAGGTTGCCTATACCGCTGGGTTTGCGTTTCATCAACAGCAAGTAGCTCAGCACCCAGCTCTTTTAGAGTGGGTCATAAAAGAGGATTACTGGGATTATCAGCTGCCCAACATCGTTGTTGCATCCCTCAGCTGA